One genomic window of Methanosarcina acetivorans C2A includes the following:
- the rpl4p gene encoding 50S ribosomal protein L4 has translation MATAKTIDLTGKAVGEVELPAVFDADYRPDLIKKAVLAAQANRLQPYGPRLYSGMETSARGWGSGRGVSHVPRLVNSSRAARVPHAKGGRRAHPPKPEADRSEKVNTKERRYAIRSAIAATTDPTLVSLRGHIFEAELPIVAVNDLESLERTKQVIEFLEAAGLYEDVLRAKYGRHIRAGRGKLRGRKYKHKKSVLIVAGENTPILKAARNLSGVDVVTVDSLNAELLAPGTHAGRLTVWTESAIGKLEGAFQ, from the coding sequence GACCTTACAGGAAAAGCTGTCGGGGAAGTCGAGCTCCCTGCAGTGTTTGATGCAGACTACCGCCCTGACCTGATTAAAAAGGCAGTGCTCGCAGCCCAGGCAAACAGGCTTCAGCCCTACGGTCCCCGCCTCTACTCAGGCATGGAGACATCGGCAAGAGGCTGGGGTTCCGGAAGGGGAGTGTCCCATGTCCCGAGGCTCGTAAACAGCAGCAGGGCTGCAAGAGTCCCGCATGCTAAGGGCGGAAGGAGAGCTCACCCGCCAAAACCGGAAGCCGACAGGAGCGAGAAGGTCAACACAAAAGAGCGCCGCTATGCAATCCGCTCTGCAATCGCAGCAACAACAGACCCTACCCTTGTAAGCCTGAGAGGGCACATTTTTGAAGCCGAACTTCCCATTGTCGCAGTAAACGACCTTGAAAGTCTCGAGCGGACAAAGCAGGTAATCGAGTTTCTCGAAGCTGCTGGGCTCTATGAAGACGTACTCAGGGCAAAATACGGGAGGCACATCCGGGCAGGCCGCGGAAAGCTCAGAGGCAGGAAATACAAGCACAAAAAGAGCGTCCTGATCGTTGCAGGAGAAAACACTCCTATCCTGAAAGCGGCAAGAAACCTTTCCGGAGTAGACGTCGTAACAGTGGACTCACTGAATGCCGAACTGCTCGCACCTGGCACTCACGCAGGTCGCCT